From the Sebastes fasciatus isolate fSebFas1 chromosome 3, fSebFas1.pri, whole genome shotgun sequence genome, one window contains:
- the LOC141764630 gene encoding leucine-rich repeat LGI family member 2-like, with protein sequence MTSAQQWLLVGLALLCVSGSAESKRVFKCPSGCSCTKETIICVGTLQIPRTIPSEINSLSMVNGSISEITEGMFSLMPSLQLLLLNANSLTTIKDDAFSGLPHLEYLFIEGNKIETITKNALRGLRDLTHLSLANNKMRFLPRDLFFDLDSLLELDLRGNSFQCICENKWLMMWLKNTNATVSDVFCAGPSDMKGKRLNDLPIPPGECISTDFVRHQSIPIQSMSADIFSFKEDIYVAMAAPNSNSCVVMEWDHIEMNFRKFDNITGKSVVGCKSVLIDDHVLIIVTQLFGGSHIYKFDDRQNKFTKFQTIEVFNISKPNDIEVFKMDGEWYFVIVDSSKAGLSTLYKWMDKPDRNETGFYSYQFLHEWFRDTDAEYVESDGKSYLILTSRSQSPVIYLWNKSTLKFIFHSEITNVDDVVAVKAFRVEDELYLAMTCYIGDSKILKWTNKQFTEVQALPSRGAMILQPFIFTDKHYLALGSDYSFTQIYLWDTESKTFHKFKDIYVQSPRSFIAVTTDRRNFIFSSSFKGKTMVFENIMVDLSL encoded by the exons ATGACATCTGCTCAGCAGTGGCTTCTGGTCGGTTTGGCACTTCTGTGTGTTTCTGGATCAGCTGAATCTAAAAGGGTTTTCAAATGTCCTTCAGGATGCTCCTGCACCAAGGAGACCATCATCTGCGTCGGCACTTTACAGATCCCCAGGACTATACCCAGTGAGATCAACTCACT GAGCATGGTAAATGGATCTATCTCGGAAATTACAGAGGGAATGTTTTCACTTATGCCTTCTCTTCAGCTGCT ACTTCTAAATGCAAATTCTTTGACAACAATCAAGGATGATGCTTTCTCTGGCCTTCCACATCTGGAATATCT ATTCATTGAAGGGAACAAGATTGAAACGATCACCAAAAATGCCTTACGAGGTCTGCGAGATTTGACTCATCT ATCGCTTGCCAACAACAAGATGAGGTTTCTGCCAAGAGATCTCTTTTTTGACTTGGATTCATTGCTGGAACT GGATCTGCGAGGCAACTCATTCCAGTGCATTTGTGAGAACAAGTGGCTGATGATGTGGCTGAAAAACACAAACGCCACAGTATCAGATGTCTTCTGCGCAGGCCCCAGTGACATGAAGGGCAAGCGGCTCAACGACCTTCCTATTCCCCCGGGCGAGTGCATCTCCACAG ACTTTGTGCGTCATCAGTCCATTCCCATTCAGTCCATGTCAGCGGACATCTTCTCCTTCAAAGAGGACATCTACGTGGCGATGGCTGCCCCCAACTCCAACAGCTGTGTGGTGATGGAGTGGGATCACATTGAAATGAATTTCAGGAAATTTGACAATATAACAG GGAAGTCTGTTGTCGGATGCAAGTCGGTTCTGATCGACGACCATGTCTTGATAATTGTTACACAGCTCTTTGGTGGCTCCCACATTTACAAGTTTGATGATCGGCAAAACAAGTTCACAAAGTTTCAAACTATTGAGGTTTTCAACATCTCAAAGCCAAATGACATTGAGGTCTTCAAAATGGATGGTGAGTGGTACTTTGTGATTGTGGACAGCTCCAAGGCAGGTTTGTCTACTCTGTACAAGTGGATGGACAAACCAGACCGCAATGAAACCGGTTTCTACTCCTACCAGTTCCTCCACGAGTGGTTTCGTGATACAGATGCTGAGTATGTCGAGTCGGACGGAAAGTCCTACCTCATCTTGACCAGTCGCTCTCAGTCACCCGTCATCTACCTGTGGAACAAGAGCACCCTGAAGTTCATATTTCACAGTGAAATCACAAACGTCGACGACGTGGTGGCGGTCAAAGCTTTCCGGGTGGAGGATGAGTTGTATCTGGCCATGACTTGCTACATCGGCGACTCCAAAATCCTCAAGTGGACCAACAAGCAGTTCACTGAGGTGCAGGCCTTGCCTTCTCGAGGAGCGATGATCCTCCAGCCTTTCATCTTCACAGACAAGCACTACCTAGCTCTCGGCAGCGATTATTCTTTCACACAAATATACCTCTGGGACACGGAGAGCAAAACCTTCCACAAGTTCAAGGACATTTACGTGCAGTCGCCCCGATCCTTCATAGCAGTGACCACCGACCGAAGGAATTTCATCTTTTCTTCCAGCTTCAAGGGCAAAACGATGGTTTTTGAGAATATAATGGTAGATTTAAGCTTATAA
- the LOC141764635 gene encoding uncharacterized protein C4orf54 homolog gives MEAAEETLTTYRDDDTLLLLHRKKKLLPEDKKTDSIESNYVDLDIMKPEGAAKTVKVTFTGEEENQQNRQLSVIKCDFDGSKSGEHGEEEEGEIMSEDFVEEQLEDRLPESPLESKLPGLDHVCSESDELQYTDMYLNSRTEESEDDGDGDAVLSGSDTDHTDTVEEDESHYITTHEIQLTELDHDVDLYDLGRGGTTCWDFEDDNLVYSFVDYASFESDENETREEGTLIVEGSRRREKAKKSGAVVSTEQEEDSDLCDSLDESLCNKNHSGEIHLSIKTSSRVNEPAGLLDNRARGNNNAKHHGDGSSHFSFVSSSGLSRVGPQYFIPAPGRQHLASKLRRKDINEYSSGASSSISELDDADKEVRNLTAKSFRSLACPYFDAINLSTSSESSMSEYGLKNNWSAYVDWNYGNISMNKSEEDKSRRHGKSVKAPLTKVYALNKRAASQESSSSSRNVDPVQPKQRGVTLNFRCNVEAPEGTRRPPTRCSKTARCNEVTGTVLARSAGCEMQYQHTQTDSTGGDTHNRAVFASSLLKNVISKKMQFEQERKMERGEIRDTHPPALSPVSFQCKDQGRGLQRQTSESSSGFTVNSGDDQQSLEGSSRPGSCAPAESNKDDPEKGQQEPPKTSLIHSESSAFNSVREDEPEPVKEAEPTKGLDTNSMLTKLLFVPSYQLLSKEKDFTEDSSSCAPVTGPPAGPQKCEKEFKTGNNGHIVDTDENEKGGKTPGIKICLRSVKENKGCTLNIANMLTPKISLNTVNTIRAARDAKCHVLSAADKMPNFTVRDIRDTKCKFATPIYQVRDVRKLVKSSYRFVSLDHSESKCSTAADKPEVTKAPVKHVLPSPIVIKCHSVKTNVKQQTAEVSEASQSENTPSHCTASRVPLAVSKHLHPDQPDNQPNTETKLTKQRQEKFACEPKIPKQAALEKLKAAVKTMEQLYVFDRNEWKRKTQAPQPITDSHVLSLIASEEQGAEEMEATNTDRAPQSQEYRGALNIIHVPYSDDTFKTQSQQTFSNKRVLHLGNKAISSVSPQSSALQTSSTMRSSKAPVAPLSVKIESPKHSQVEQGKVKIIPANPTVAQACSDSENYLTIPGLAYTNEVKLLNPEPGVTGDRKTPEQQRSPLMMEHPAASVYHRLGARTGPQAQQQVLCFPPSVPAVSPTPSTGEAAPQTQRKMLLDPTTGHYYLVDTPIQATTKRLFDPETGQFLDVPMPHSPVTSVTPVPLSLSPLALSPGAFTPTYMIYPGFIPSPTLPAQAVLPPSPCHPDDAGGEKVKNPRSPKPETGSESAYYSATAEAPLQLPVSLGHVTARGGRASSDRKPVISITTQQGPRIIAPPSFDGTTMSFVVEHR, from the coding sequence ATGGAAGCAGCGGAGGAAACTCTCACTACTTACCGAGATGATGACACCTTACTACTACTTCACAGGAAGAAGAAGCTGCTCCCAGAGGACAAGAAGACGGACAGTATCGAGTCAAACTATGTGGACCTGGACATAATGAAACCGGAGGGCGCAGCAAAAACAGTGAAAGTGACTTTCACTGGCGAGGAGGAGAACCAGCAGAACCGGCAGCTGTCTGTGATCAAATGCGACTTCGACGGCTCAAAGTCTGGAGAGCAtggcgaggaagaggagggtgaaaTCATGTCAGAGGACTTTGTTGAAGAGCAGTTAGAGGACAGGTTGCCTGAGTCTCCTTTGGAAAGCAAACTTCCCGGGCTGGACCATGTGTGCAGCGAGAGCGACGAGCTCCAGTACACGGACATGTATCTGAACAGCCGGACGGAGGAGTCGGAGGATGACGGTGACGGTGACGCGGTGCTGTCCGGCTCCGATACCGACCACACCGACACCGTGGAGGAGGACGAGTCGCACTACATCACGACACACGAGATCCAGCTGACCGAGCTCGACCACGACGTCGACTTATACGACCTGGGCCGAGGAGGCACCACCTGCTGGGACTTCGAAGACGACAACCTGGTTTACTCCTTTGTGGATTACGCGTCTTTTGAGAGCGATGAAAATGAAACGCGGGAGGAAGGGACTCTGATAGTGGAGGGTAGCAGGAGGCGGGAAAAGGCCAAGAAGTCTGGAGCGGTTGTCAGCACCGAGCAGGAGGAGGATAGCGACCTGTGTGACTCTTTGGATGAAAGTTTGTGCAACAAAAACCACAGCGGAGAAATTCACTTATCCATAAAAACCTCCTCCAGGGTGAACGAACCTGCTGGTCTCCTTGACAACCGCGCCCGTGGCAACAACAACGCCAAACACCATGGAGACGGCAGCAGCCACTTCTCCTTTGTGAGCAGCTCCGGACTTTCCAGAGTTGGACCTCAGTATTTCATCCCAGCTCCGGGTCGTCAGCACCTCGCGTCCAAACTAAGACGGAAAGATATTAACGAGTACTCCAGCGGGGCGTCCAGCTCCATTAGCGAGCTGGACGACGCCGACAAAGAGGTGCGTAATTTAACCGCCAAGTCGTTCCGGAGCCTGGCGTGTCCGTACTTCGACGCCATCAATCTCAGCACGTCCAGTGAGTCCTCTATGTCGGAGTATGGGCTGAAGAATAACTGGTCTGCTTATGTGGACTGGAACTATGGAAACATATCAATGAATAAGAGTGAAGAAGATAAGAGTAGGAGGCATGGTAAGTCTGTTAAAGCTCCACTAACAAAGGTGTACGCGTTGAACAAGAGAGCTGCGTCTCAAGAGTCGTCTTCTTCTAGCAGAAATGTCGATCCTGTTCAGCCAAAGCAGCGTGGAGTCACGTTGAATTTCCGGTGTAATGTTGAAGCACCTGAAGGTACAAGACGTCCTCCAACAAGGTGCTCCAAGACTGCACGATGCAATGAGGTCACTGGGACTGTGTTGGCCAGGTCTGCTGGGTGTGAGATGCAgtatcaacacacacaaacagatagcACCGGGGGGGACACACACAACAGAGCAGTTTTTGCATCGAGTCTGTTGAAAAATGTGATTTCCAAAAAGATGCAGTTTGAGCAGGAGCGTAAAATGGAGAGGGGTGAAATCCGTGATACGCACCCCCCAGCTCTGTCCCCAGTGAGTTTCCAATGCAAAGATCAAGGAAGAGGCTTGCAAAGACAGACATCAGAATCGAGCTCCGGTTTCACTGTTAATTCTGGTGATGATCAACAAAGCCTGGAGGGAAGCAGCAGGCCTGGTTCCTGTGCGCCTGCAGAAAGCAACAAAGATGATCCAGAAAAGGGACAACAGGAACCTCCGAAAACATCTCTCATCCACAGCGAAAGTAGTGCATTTAATTCAGTGAGAGAAGATGAGCCAGAACCTGTAAAGGAGGCTGAACCCACAAAGGGATTAGACACCAACAGCATGCTGACGAAACTGCTTTTTGTTCCAAGCTACCAGCTCCTTTCAAAAGAGAAGGATTTTACAGAAGACTCGTCGAGCTGTGCACCTGTCACAGGCCCACCTGCTGGCCCACAGAAATGTGAAAAAGAGTTCAAAACGGGCAATAATGGACACATAGTAGACACAGATGAAAACGAGAAGGGGGGGAAAACCCCTGGGATAAAAATATGCCTGAGGAGTGTGAAGGAAAATAAAGGCTGCACACTGAATATCGCCAACATGTTGACCCCTAAAATAAGTCTCAACACTGTGAATACAATCAGGGCAGCACGTGATGCCAAATGCCACGTTTTGTCTGCTGCAGATAAAATGCCAAACTTCACCGTTCGAGACATAAGAGACACCAAGTGCAAGTTTGCAACGCCGATATATCAGGTCAGGGATGTGCGTAAACTGGTAAAAAGCTCCTATCGCTTTGTTTCGTTGGATCACAGTGAGAGTAAATGTTCCACAGCAGCTGATAAACCTGAGGTCACAAAGGCGCCGGTTAAGCATGTATTACCATCTCCTATTGTGATTAAATGTCACtctgttaaaacaaatgttaaacAGCAGACGGCTGAGGTGTCTGAAGCAtctcaaagtgaaaacacaccgtCACATTGCACAGCCAGTAGGGTGCCACTTGCTGTGTCAAAGCACCTACACCCTGACCAGCCAGACAATCAGCCAAATACTGAAACCAAACTGACAAAACAGAGGCAGGAAAAGTTTGCATGTGAGCCAAAAATACCAAAACAGGCTGCGTTAGAgaagcttaaagctgcagttaaGACGATGGAGCAGCTTTATGTTTTTGATAGAAATGAATGGAAGCGAAAAACTCAAGCtccacagccaatcacagacagCCACGTGTTGTCGCTTATTGCCAGCGAGGAGCAGGGAGCAGAGGAGATGGAGGCGACAAACACTGACAGGGCTCCTCAGTCACAGGAATATAGAGGAGCTCTAAATATCATACATGTTCCATACAGCGACGACACGTTTAAAACACAATCGCAGCAAACGTTTAGTAACAAACGTGTGCTTCACCTTGGCAATAAGGCAATTAGTTCAGTTAGTCCACAAAGCTCTGCGCTGCAAACATCGTCGACTATGAGAAGCTCCAAGGCGCCGGTGGCTCCGCTGTCGGTGAAAATAGAGTCCCCGAAACACAGCCAGGTGGAGCAGGGAAAGGTCAAAATCATTCCCGCTAATCCCACTGTCGCGCAGGCCTGCTCAGACTCTGAGAACTATTTGACCATCCCGGGGCTGGCATACACGAATGAAGTCAAACTGCTGAATCCAGAGCCTGGGGTGACAGGTGACAGGAAGACACCTGAGCAGCAAAGGTCTCCGTTAATGATGGAGCACCCAGCGGCAAGCGTCTACCATCGCTTGGGGGCAAGGACAGGGCCTCAAGCACAGCAGCAGGTGTTGTGTTTCCCTCCGTCTGTCCCCGCTGTGTCACCTACACCTTCGACCGGAGAGGCAGCCCCACAAACACAACGCAAGATGCTTTTGGACCCCACGACAGGACATTATTACCTGGTGGACACTCCTATACAggccaccacaaagagactgtTTGACCCTGAGACAGGCCAGTTTCTGGATGTACCCATGCCTCATTCTCCCGTGACATCTGTCACCCCCGTGCCTCTCTCTTTGTCCCCCCTGGCCCTGAGCCCAGGAGCGTTCACCCCCACGTACATGATCTACCCCGGATTCATCCCCTCGCCCACTCTGCCAGCCCAGGCGGTACTGCCTCCGTCGCCATGTCACCCTGACGATGCAGGTGGAGAAAAGGTAAAAAACCCCAGAAGCCCTAAGCCGGAAACAGGCTCAGAGAGTGCGTATTACAGTGCGACAGCTGAGGCACCACTGCAGCTTCCTGTAAGTTTGGGACACGTGACCGCCAGAGGAGGCAGAGCGAGCTCTGACAGGAAGCCAGTTATCAGCATCACAACGCAACAAGGTCCAAGAATCATTGCACCGCCCTCCTTTGATGGAACAACAATGAGCTTTGTAGTGGAGCATCGGTGA